GTGAAGGCTTTCCACTGGAAAGAATGAGTTTTGCTGGATTTCTCAACGAGTTCTTTAGAAAATTTGTCAATGGTCACAACATTTCACCCACcgctgctttttttttgtcagaccAAAATTTacactcctgctgcctcccagcctgACTCAAACGCAACATTTTTGGCATCCTCACTTTATTTGTTCGAATTTCAATATTCCGCAGATCTTTTATCCTCCTTTTGGATGAAGAAAAAGCTTGAGATGCCAAGACACGCCTGGGATAGGGAAACCATTTCCCCTAAAGCCTGGGAAGCTCCAGATGAGGggcagtgcaggcacaggacATACCCTGGGTTTCTCTTGGCCTTGTGCTGGTTCCTGCTGTGAATGTGGTTCGGTCCCATCTCGTtgtcccctgtgccagcacaggcCCTGGGTGCTcaccctgtgccctgctcctggcCAAGCTTTTCCTGTGACTGGGAGAAGGGGACATTGCCCTTGGCACTGACGTGGATTCAGTTCTTGTCAAATCCATGAGACACAACCTGGAATCCTGTTTTTCTGCGAATTAGGAAGGCAGACGGACATCAATAAATATAATAACCCAGCACACCATTTCCCTGGGTCATTTTTCATACCTTCACAGCCCTTCCTTGGCCTTGGAAGTTCTTCAGGCTTTCTTATCTGTTTTAAGCTTAActtcccctccccaggctcAGGCAGcctccctgtcccactgccagGCCACcatccctcttctccccctttctctgAGCTTTACAGAatccttaaggttggaaaagtcctttgAGATCATTGAGCCGTTTTGTGCCTTTAGGAGCCTTCCCTGCGGGTTAAAACCAGTACCTGGTTTTACCTTTTTAACGTCCTGTTTTCAGGATGTTTTTTAGCAGATGCTTTAATTCCTGGAGGAAACTCCAGGCACCAGCAGCCgctgtccccaagtgccaccacCCCCCAACAGGCCATCATcctcccccagctgctgctgctcccgggGACAGGACACATCCTGCGTCAGCAGCGCTGGATAAACACGGCCCGGGAGCACTCAGGAGCTCAGGGCAGTGCCTGGCACCGAGTGCCCGGCAGTGCAGGGTGTCCCTGAGCACCCCGTGGCACGTggtgtccctgctgctccccactgtcccctcGGTCACCCGGCTCTGGGTGGCACCAaggctccagccctctgagagcttagcagcagcacaaagggCAGGATGTTTCCTGGTGACATGTGAGGGAAGCACAGCCTGGGAGGGGTTAAGTGAGGAACAGAGGGCACAAAAAATACACCAGAAACACCCATCGAAGGCAACAGCAGCATTCTGGGCTATGGGCAGGTGGCCCCAAAGTGTCCCTGTAACGTCACCgagtgctgggctggggaaggaggctGGCACGATGTGAGGGACACACTGAGCTCACCCACCTGCTGCCATGGGCTTCCTGGGCATATAGGAAGGTAGGACCCTGCCCCAGGGAGCCCAGGTGCCACCCCAGGACAGGGGACACTTCTGGGGAGAAGCAAAGAAGAGACCCAGGATAGGACCAGGTGTCTCTGCCACCATCACCTCGGGGGTCCAGGCGCCGAGGGTGGGATGTCCTGCACCCACCTGAAGGGCCGGTGACAGCACAGACTCCCACTTCTCTCATTCCCACAATCCCAGTGGGTGAGGAGAcacccacagcagtgcctgggagcACTGTaagccctgccagctccacagCACCATTCAGATGAAAGCTTGGCAGGGAAAGGAAGTAGAAGGATGAGCAGGGTCCCACAGaaaccccctccccaccccagcactgcaaCCCACCCTCAGGGCCACCACCAAGCACCATTCCCATTTCCTGTCCCTCACCAGACTGAAGAATGTTTCATGAGCAACAGCAGGTTTTTAGCAGAGCTATTAAACCTTCTTAAAAGGCAGACAGGGACTtctgggaaagctgggaaaCACCCAGGTGGCCCCAATGGAGACAATTTCCATCCCACAGCAGAGTGTGATTGATTTAAAGGGATCCCACAGGAACCAGTGAGGAGACCacaataatataattaatattaatattattaataataattagagTTCTGACTGATTGCTACAGTTCTAGGCTACACTTTGGTGACCATGTCTGGTGGCCTCTCCTGGGCTGGCCCCTCTCctttgggatggggcagggagaCCCCCACCCTGTTGCTCTGGAGTCCCGCACAGCCCGGAGCCTTCTGGCCTCTCCTCGGGAGGCAGAAAGCCCCAGCACTGAGGAGGGAGAGGCCCACCAGGACCACGAGCAGAGCCAGCGAGCCAGTGCCcttgggctggggacagagccaCCGGGGAGAGCTGGTGATCTCGGCTGAGATGTTCCGGCCATGGTCCTGGAAGGTGCACCGGGCATCGCCCAGGTCCCGCACGGCCACGCCGGCCACGCGCAGCGAGTCCAGccagcccagagagcagcagctgaaggggTTCCcggccagggacacctccctcagcctgtggGACCAGCTCACGAGTTTTCCCAATGTCTTCAGGCTGTTATTCCGAACGTCCAGGCTTTCCAGTGGGGAGCAGGACAGACCTGCAGGCAAAACGCTCAGACGGTTCCCGGCGAGGTCCAGGACTCGGAGCGtgcccaggcagggcagtgctgcccgGCTCTCGTCCATCTGGTTGCCCCTCAGAGAGAGTTCCTGCAGGGAGAGCTCCAGCCCCGCCAGGGCTCCCGTGGGCACAGACAAGTCCCTGTTCCCCGACAGGTCCAGGGAGAGCAGCGGGGTCCTGTTGAAGGCATGGGGGTGCAGCCTGGTGATGTTGTTCTCACGAAGGCTGAGGTGCTTCAAGTGAGGCACATTGTAGAAGGGGGTGCAGGTGTCTCCAGGGGCTGGAATGTGAGACCTccctcccaaatcccctccctggtcACTTCCCTTGCCCTCGCAAGGCTGGAGGTGGTTGGAGCCCAGGTCCATGGTTTCCAGCTGAGGCAGAGAATCGAAGAACCAGCGTGGCAGCACTCGGAGGGCATTGCTGTGGAGGTCCAGGGAGCGCACGGAGAGCTCAGTGcgctctgctggagcaggagaggggtCAGCAGGCTCTGTGCCATTGGTGAGAGACTCCCTGACCACCTCCTGGAGACAGTTCATAGCCAGGCtgaggctgtgcagggagccCAGGCTGTGGAAGAAGGTAAATGGGAACAGCTCCAGGCGGTTATTGCTGAGGTCCAAGTCAGCCACGTGTGTCAGAGTGGCCGCGGGACGCACGGTCCTGTTGAACCACCCCATCTCCTTGTAGGGCAGCACAAAGTCCTCCAGCCAGTGTgagcctgggagcagggaagcaatAAGGTTGTTGGAGAGGTTTAAGTGTGTGAGATCATTGACtttggggagctctgggaaATAGAGGAGTCTGTTATGGCTCAAGTCGAGCACTTGGAGCAGGTAGGGCTCCACTCCCTCCTCGGAGGTGAAGAGCTCCAGGGCGTTGTGGCTGAGGTTTAAAACTCGCAGCTGTGTGAGGCTGAAGCCAGAGATACACTGGATGGAGTTCAAAGCCAAGTTTACCACCTCCAGCTCTTGCAGAGGCTCAAAAGCTCCCTCCTGGATTTCCATGACGTAGTTGTTGCTGAGATCGAGCTCTCGCAGCCCTGGAGTGCTCCGGAaggtccctgccagcagcttgGTCATCTTGTTCCTGGAGAGATCCAGTACCCTGAGGCTGGTGAGGTTGCTGATGTACCAGCCTGCCATGTGGCTCTCCAGGTTATTCCCTGACAGGTCCAGGACCTCTATATTCCTGAGCAGACGGAAGGCTTCTCCATTAGCCAAGAAATTCCGGTCCAGGTGGTTTGATCCCAGGAGGAGCGAGCGCAGCCGGGGCAGCTGAGCCAGGGTGGTGGCTGACACGGCTTCCAGCTGGTTGAAGCACATATCCAGGTACTCCAGCTGCCCAAATCCTGGAATGTAGCTGTCTGACAGGTTTCGGATGAAGTTGTTGGAGAGTTCAAGGTGCTTAATTCCTTGGCCAAGCTCCTTGGGAAACTTCTGCAGGCCGACTCCTCTGCAAGACACCTTTGTGGGGTTCTGTGGAAAGACAGGAGAGTTGTGAGCACGAGGGGGGGGCTACAAACCACAGCTCCAACCAAGCCAGCTGCTGTCCAAGATGGGAATGAGCAAGTGGAAATGAGACTGTTCCCTCTTCCCATGCCCAATTGGTCCAGAGCATCCCTGTTTGGGCAGAGGAAAAGTGCTGTGGTGGGCTCCACCTTCCCTCTCACTCCAAGCTGGTTTCCTCTGGAATTGGAAGCCTGGATGGGGAGCAGCTGATTTCTgtcggggggggggaggagggaggggcaGGGCAGAAACCAGCTGTTCCCCATCCAGGCTCCCAAATGCCTTTCTAACATCCATGGCAGCTGTTGGAATCCCTGTGCTCCATCCCGCCTTTGAGCATcttgggcacagcagggacGTGGTAACAGCTGGATGCTGGGATCACCTCACAGGAGACTGGTTCACAGATAGGAaaagaggagaggctgggaaggTTAAAGAGATGGAGGGAGGTGAGAGCCATGGGGAAGAGACCCAGAGGGATGCTCACGGCCCCAGCGATGCTGCTGGAGCCATACAAGCCCAGGTGCTCCTGGGAAAACAGCCTTACCTGCTGGCAGGGCGTGGACCTGGGCCTCGAATCCATGCTAGACCGGGCTCTGAGGATGGAtgggagcagccagagcagcaaaCATCCCCTTTCAGCCAAGAGCATGTTGGGCTGCGGGCGCTGCCAGCCCCGTCCCGCTCCTCCGGCGCTCTCTGGCAAGCTGGGCAGGAGCCAGGCTCTGTATAAATAGGCTtcaggatgggatgggggaaggAGATAAGGCATGTGGGTGTTCGTAGCTACGgaagtgggaaaagaaagacataagcctgaagagggggaaaaacagtgcagaaagcactgcagggaagggaaagagaaacgGCGGGATGGGAGGAGGGTGCTCAGGTGATCGGGGTGACCGAGTGTGACATCAAACGCCAGGAGGCAGAAATGGCACTTGGGAGAGCCGAGAGGGTTTGGGGGAGTTCCCCCGAGcagcttccctgtgccagggacaggctgtgccctgtgccagctcctgtCGGGCAGCTGGTGCCGAGGGCACCGGGAGCAGCCAGCGAGGGCTCCGTGGCCATCCTGAGCCAGGGACTGAGCTCTAGACTGTGGCCATCGGGCATCACCGTGGGATTCCCGGCAGCCCCGGGCCGCAGGTGAGCCCGTCACACCGAGAAATTCCCCTCCCCAGCCGCCACAGCCCAGCCCGGGGGactctcctgcagcacctgccctCCTCGGGAGACAACGGCTCCCTGGGGTTCAGCTTCCCAGCGGGATGTGCAGAGCTGGCATCCCCCTcgtcctcctcttcctccccagagtctgctgtgctgccagtgctccTCATGTCCCCACCAGGACGGCTGCCGGGTCCCCTCCTCACCCAGGGCAGGAACCAGACGGGAACTGTCCTTGTGGcagctccaggtgggatctggGCACCCAGAGCTGCACCCCACACACAGGGACTTTTTTATGGTGGCAtgtctgtgtccctgtgccacctaGTGCTGATACACTCCCCGGGGATGTACTCCTTGTGCTTCACAGGGTGTTCTCCAAAATGCAcacttttggggtttttggcCCAGTGTGGTCAATTCCATCtgaaggagcagctccaggctgtcgAGGGGTTACCCAGGGATGTGGAGTTTCAGCTGTGGAGCTCGTGCTCTAGTCCTAGAGGTgtctggcaggaaaaaaactatTATGTAGACATAAgccacataaataaataaacacagataATATGTTTACGTAACTAAGTGTACACAtctggaagaagcagcagcctggcttctgctgtggctgcccctcaCCCTCCGAGGAGCTTTGTCATGTCAGGATGTGGTTGAGCCTCGAGCAGGACCAAGGTCCCCAGCAGGCAGGACAGGGTGACAGCCCCCCAAGGCCAGGGCTGGTGTCCTGGGCTGAGGCAGCTGTGAGCACACAGCACATCTGTGCAGATGTGAGACCCTGCCAGGGAAACACCGACCTCTGGATGAACCCTCGGCCCTCATCTCCCACCAGCAGTGAATGTGGAGCCCCAAAAGAGGAACTGGCCACTGCTCCAGCCTTGGTGCACCCGGCCCCAGAACTGCCCGGGGAACCCCAGGTgctcctcctgcacccccaATTGCTGGACATGGGTCTGCACGGCCCATGGCACCAGCTGAAAAGTCCCTGATTCTGTGGAGAATCCCTGGGCACTCGCATCCCAGGGCTGTGAACTCCCTTTGCAGGAGCACTGGGTGTGGACAAGAGCTGGCTGAGGCACCAGCAAACACTGAGGGGCTTTTCTGGGATTGTGATAAAGGCAGAGTGAACCTCACAGAACAAACAGGGAGAGACTTGCTCCTGAAACCCCAGGGTATCCTATGCTTCTtgtccttcctgccctccaTGCTGGCTCCCAGGGCTCCAGAGGGGTCTGTTCCCCCTAAGGCTTTCACAGGACAGGTCTCCAAAGGATGTGAGGATtgagcagcaggacacaggTGTGGAGGAAGAGAGGATAAATCCTCCAGCCCATGTCACAGCCGTGGGTGACAGATGCTCCCAGCCTGGGCATTTTGGAGGCAGGAAGGTACCTGGTTATCCAAATCCATCGGATCCGGGCTTCTTTCCGTGCATTCCCCTGATGCTGAGAGCAGGAAGGTGAatcctgagcagctctgagcccaACGAGGGGACGGTGCCTCTCACATCCCCAAAAGATGGAGATGCTTCACCTTTCCCGTCCCATCACACGAGCATGGCCAACACTCTGCTGTGGCTGTACAGACCTTCCATGGAAACTCCTGGTGTGGCCAGCGAACGACATCTCTCCGGGAACACCAAGAGCAGGAAGGAGCTTTACTTGCCAAGGCCACCTGCAGTCAGTAGTTCTCTGCTCTCCAACTCGGCTACACTGAGCTCACACTTCGATGTAGTGAGCATGAGAAAAAGCCTGTTAACACATTCCATGCAGGAACcactccctcctgctctcctcctgcatcccaggcACACAccagagaggggacagaggcGCGGGGCTTTTATGGAGAGAAGGGattctccctctgcctccccctgccagcagccaTGGAGCACATCCCAGATCCTGCCAGTGGGGGACAAAGAATGCAAACTCCATCCACAGCTCTCCCAAAGCCCCTGTTATTTATGCCTGCCCCCAGCCTTGCTGCTCAGGCCTGTTCTAAAGCAATTCTGTTAACGATTTGCTTAATGTTCTCACTACACACAGTTGTCCCCCTTCATTCTTGTCAGAGGAACATGTCCTTCTTAAtccattttaaaggaaataaaccaCAAAGCCCAGAGAAGAGCCCTCAAGGCTCTTGCCAGTCCAACATGTTGAGGCTGAAGGGAGGACAACCCACTAAAAAGCAAGAGCAGCCCATTTGTCACGCAGTTGTTTTACAAACTGCAGGGCCCCTGTGAATAGCGAGGCCGTGGCCAACGCCGGGAGCCCCCGAGGAATATTTATCTCCCAATAACTGCAACACTTGGCAAGGGAGATCACTCACTACGGAAAAGCGATGGAGCCGGGAATGCTTCAGGCAGAGTGGACACTCCCGtggccacagcagtgctgggacacGTCCCGGACACGTCCCTGCAGGTGACCAGGGCTGAGCCACCTCTGCATGGAGGTGGAGCCATCACTGAGATCAGGGAATCACGGGATggctgagttgggagggaccttaaagatcaactcattccaccccctgccatgggcagggacaccttccactagcccaggttgctccaagccccgtccagcctggccttggacacttccagggatggggcagccacagcttctctgggcgacctgtgccagggcctccccaccctcacagccaacaattccttcccaatatcccatctcaccctgccctctggcagtgagaagccattcccccttgtcctgtcactccaccCCTTGTCcagagtccctctccaactctctcggagcccctttaggcactggaggGGCCTCCGAGGTCTccccaaaaccttcccttctccaggctgaagaagcCAGTTTGGGACTTGTCTCATTTGCTACAACAGGCTGCCACTTCACTCTCCTCTTGAAAGCAAAAACAGgctctgaaaagaaatgcagggaaacaaaaccccaacccagAGGAGCGCGAGCCAAGGGCTGACACAACAGAGCAATTTGCGCTTCGGCCtctcctcagctccagcacatCTTATGGCTTTAGGTCTCCCCAGCTGAGGGGAGGTAACGGGAGAGAGTTGCTCAAGAAGCCAAAAGAAACAATAGTGTCCCAGCTCTTCTATTAGTCACCAGAAATCGAGTTATGACTAGACTCAGCAGggctcagagaaaagaaaaagtggtgACTTCATGTTGgaccagattttaaaatacaattattttttttctttgctagaGACTCCATCACCACTTATTTAAGGTAGAAGGGTGCCAAGAAgaaaggggtggggggaagaaggcTAAAAACTACATCTAAAAGCAGGACAGTTGctattaaaacataaaaaaaaatataaatttcctgtttgaatattttattcttaaacaTGACAAACTTCCTCCGAGTGTTCTCACAAGTACTTGTGTCTGCTCTACGCGGCTCGGTGAAGCCTGTAGAAATGTGTTCTGGtttgcaaaatattaattaaaaaggacaaaacaaaaaccaaaaaaaaaacctcccccAAAACAAAATACCCCCAACCAAACAGAACGTGCTGTAACAGCAGCAGTACTTTAAGGCAGCCCCCGGCGGGGCAAAGTTACCTCTGGGGTAAGGGCAGGAACTGAAAGGAGCAGAGGCCTGGACCCGGGAACTGGCGTTTTCTTTGGGATTTGGTGGTTTCTGGAATGTGGAGGCAGTTTCCTATCTGCTAAGCCTGCTCTAGTAAGGATTCCTCTTCCTCTCGCACTTCCTGCTTTTGCTTCCAAGCTCTGGGAAGAGGCACTTCCTCGCCTTCCTCGCCCGCGCTCCTGAGGATGAATGTAAACACCACGACCCTGCCTCGCCCACCTCCCTCCGCACCCGCGGCCGTTCCAGTTCCCactgggaaggcaggaaagcagcagccccCTTCCTTGCTCTGGTTAGCGTGCAGAAGCAGGAGTGCCTGGCTGGGACAATTGGGACGGGAGTCTGTCTGCTCCCGCTACCGCCTGGGATGCTCTTGCTAGTGCAACATAAAAGCAGAGACCCACAGCTCTCCCGACAAGCCTCGTGTGAAGATCACAGAGCAGAGTATCAGTGCAGTAATACTTGAAATACTGAGACAAGGCAGACACAACAGCCTTTCTTCCTCACAATGCTTTTGcaaccagctttttttttttttttttttttgatccaAGTCTCCACGCAAGTCACAGAGGACAATTGTGCTTCCTGCATTCACATATAGGAATAAATAGCTCTGGATCAGTTTTCTTTACGGCCGGATTACAGAACCCCCTGAAATACTGATACGCTTatgaacagcagcactgtgcaGTTCTGTGAGTATCCTTGGCCATGCCAAGTTCCTCTAGGATGCTGGTGCATCTCCCAGGCGTATGGCCCCAAAGAAAGTTGTGTGCTTGCTCATGTTGATGGAGATGTCAGCATGGACCATTTTCACAGCGATCTTCTGCCTGGCCTTGAGGAGGCAGACCCCGGCCGTGTAGCAGGTATTGAAGTTGGTCTTGCCGGTCTCAATACTCCGAGTGCATTGCAGAAAGGGCTTTTCATCCACCACCACCTCATAGCTGGCAAAATCTGTGAAGTTTATGTAGTATACCTGATGTgaagcagggagaagaaaggtGTTAGGGAGGGGACTGGTGCACGGGGAGCAAGTCCACATTCCTCTCGGTGTTCCCTGGCTAACGAGCCCCTCCTTGGCTCCAGCACACCTGTGCTCACGGGAGGTTGGCTTGTGTGAGGCAAAAGAACCCCAAGCCAACCAGGAAACTCTTGTATTCCGCTTCAGACTAAGCATGCAAGAATCCATTAATCCACGTGTCTAAGGCTGAGCTACAAATCCTGCTTATTACAGGGAAGATGAGCTGCACAggccccagtgcagagctgtgcagagcacCCTGTGTGCTACGAACAGCTTCTCATCCCACAAACAGACAGACACATTTGACTGAAGGCCTCTTGCACTTACCTGGCCAGTCCTGCTTCCCGGTCCCATGAGCCTCCTTTAGtggtgacagcagagctgccctAAGGTGTAGTGGGAGCTGCCTCCTGGGTAACTGGACTCGAGGTGCTTCCAGAGGCACAAGCTATTCCAGGGAAAGCGCTCTCCCAACCTCCACAGCTTGGAAGGAAATCACCCTACAGTGTTCCTACTGATTTAACTTCCAGGTCTAGTACCCACGTCCCTGTGACTCGACTGTTCCCTACTTAACCCTCTCCCACACTGATTCCAAAGAACTGCATGAGGAAGACCTGCCCAAGGAGAAGTCagtcccagggagctgctccttcctgaGAGAGGAAATCCAGCCACTTTGGAGGAATCTGCTAATTCTTCCTAGTCTACACCCTGTGACCTTGGGAACTTCACAAGACTGGAtcccttttttccttgatgGACCACAAATGACAAGGCTTCAGAGGCCAAACACCGTGGCAGCAATTAGCATCAGGCACTTGCAAAACAATTATACTTTGGCCCGTGTGGAGTTATTTTTCCTGTCCCCATCCAAATCAGACACATCACTAGTTCCATGGAAGAGCATCTGACATCCACAGCCCACTTTATCCGACTTGGTAACATCCCAATGGAGCTGCCAACTGAACAGGAGTGATATTAGAAACATGGAGGAAGGTGGAATTTGCTCAGTTGTAGTTGTCACACAGAAACCCTCCTGGCTTGCTAAAATCTGCCCCAGAATCAGTTTTTCAGCCCATGGGTGGGTGGACACCTGAGTGCCCTGGCAGGGGAGAGCCCACGGCTCACACTCCACCCGGCTCTCTTGTGGGGCACTGAGAACAGTGTGTTAAATGACAATCCTTCTCCTGCTTTGGATTTGAATGGGGAGAGGAAATGATGCCTTATTAGCTGCACACTCTATCAGAACACAgtggtttctctctttctttagcCCTTTCTGCAGAAGCAGGTGGGGACATCCATTGTTGGCACAAACCAAAGCATCAATGGAGCCATCCCACTGCTGGTGCATCGTGTGGGATGAGGCCACACGGCAGAGGGGGAGTTACCTGGGCTGGAGTTTGGCCAAACCACCTGGGCCGAGAGCCCTACGCTTGCAGAGAGCAACGTGGCTTCGAAATGACCCCGAACTGCCTGGGGTTGGGccttacatttcttttaaagcacagaGCGCAGCGTCCTCTCCGCAGGGAGGTTTGGGAGGG
This Chiroxiphia lanceolata isolate bChiLan1 chromosome 14, bChiLan1.pri, whole genome shotgun sequence DNA region includes the following protein-coding sequences:
- the LOC116793849 gene encoding transforming growth factor beta activator LRRC32-like, with protein sequence MPYLLPPSHPEAYLYRAWLLPSLPESAGGAGRGWQRPQPNMLLAERGCLLLWLLPSILRARSSMDSRPRSTPCQQNPTKVSCRGVGLQKFPKELGQGIKHLELSNNFIRNLSDSYIPGFGQLEYLDMCFNQLEAVSATTLAQLPRLRSLLLGSNHLDRNFLANGEAFRLLRNIEVLDLSGNNLESHMAGWYISNLTSLRVLDLSRNKMTKLLAGTFRSTPGLRELDLSNNYVMEIQEGAFEPLQELEVVNLALNSIQCISGFSLTQLRVLNLSHNALELFTSEEGVEPYLLQVLDLSHNRLLYFPELPKVNDLTHLNLSNNLIASLLPGSHWLEDFVLPYKEMGWFNRTVRPAATLTHVADLDLSNNRLELFPFTFFHSLGSLHSLSLAMNCLQEVVRESLTNGTEPADPSPAPAERTELSVRSLDLHSNALRVLPRWFFDSLPQLETMDLGSNHLQPCEGKGSDQGGDLGGRSHIPAPGDTCTPFYNVPHLKHLSLRENNITRLHPHAFNRTPLLSLDLSGNRDLSVPTGALAGLELSLQELSLRGNQMDESRAALPCLGTLRVLDLAGNRLSVLPAGLSCSPLESLDVRNNSLKTLGKLVSWSHRLREVSLAGNPFSCCSLGWLDSLRVAGVAVRDLGDARCTFQDHGRNISAEITSSPRWLCPQPKGTGSLALLVVLVGLSLLSAGAFCLPRRGQKAPGCAGLQSNRVGVSLPHPKGEGPAQERPPDMVTKV